The Mangifera indica cultivar Alphonso unplaced genomic scaffold, CATAS_Mindica_2.1 Un_0117, whole genome shotgun sequence genome contains a region encoding:
- the LOC123207923 gene encoding probable mannitol dehydrogenase translates to MGSAPEQEHPNKAFGWAARDSSGVLSPFNFSRRATGATDVTFKVLYCGICHTDLHMIKNEWKNAKYPLVPGHEIVGEVIEVGSKVEKFKVGDKVGVGYMVGSCRSCDNCANNLENYCPKMLSSCNSIYYDGTITYGGYSNFMVVDEHFVIHIPDDLPLDASAPLLCAGITVYSPLRYYGLDKPGMHVGVVGLGGLGHVAVKFAKAMGVKVTVISTSPNKKNEAVERLGADSFLVSRNPDEMEAAMGTMDGIIDTVSAHHPVLPLIGLLKTNGKLVLVGASEKLEIPDFPLVIGRKLVGGSMIGGIKETQEMIDFAGKHKVTADIEVIDIESVNTAMERLEKSDVRYRFVIDVAKTMKPSTS, encoded by the exons ATGGGGTCTGCACCAGAGCAAGAGCACCCAAACAAGGCCTTTGGATGGGCCGCCAGGGATTCGTCTGGTGTTCTCTCTCCCTTCAATTTCTCCAGGAG AGCCACCGGAGCGACGGACGTGACATTCAAAGTGTTGTATTGTGGGATATGCCACACAGATCTTCACATGATAAAAAACGAATGGAAAAACGCTAAGTATCCTCTTGTTCCCGG GCATGAGATAGTAGGTGAAGTGATAGAGGTTGGGAGCAAAGTGGAGAAGTTCAAAGTTGGAGACAAAGTGGGCGTCGGATACATGGTGGGATCATGCCGCTCTTGCGACAACTGTGCCAACAATCTCGAGAATTACTGCCCCAAAATGTTATCCTCTTGTAATTCTATTTACTACGACGGAACCATCACATACGGAGGCTACTCCAACTTTATGGTTGTCGACGAGCACTTCGTCATCCACATCCCAGATGATTTACCTCTAGATGCTAGCGCCCCTCTCCTCTGCGCTGGAATTACTGTTTACAGTCCTCTGAGATACTATGGACTTGACAAACCTGGAATGCATGTGGGCGTCGTTGGCCTTGGTGGGCTAGGCCATGTGGCTGTCAAGTTTGCAAAGGCAATGGGGGTCAAGGTCACCGTCATAAGCACCTCTCCGAACAAAAAGAACGAAGCTGTCGAACGTCTTGGTGCTGATTCCTTTTTGGTCAGCCGAAACCCAGATGAGATGGAG GCTGCAATGGGCACAATGGACGGTATTATTGACACAGTATCCGCCCATCACCCTGTTCTGCCATTGATTGGATTATTAAAGACAAATGGAAAGCTTGTTCTTGTTGGAGCGTCTGAGAAGCTAGAGATTCCAGATTTTCCTCTGGTCATAG GGAGGAAGCTGGTTGGGGGTAGTATGATCGGGGGCATAAAAGAGACGCAAGAAATGATCGATTTTGCGGGAAAGCACAAGGTGACGGCAGACATTGAGGTGATAGATATAGAGAGCGTGAACACTGCAATGGAGCGACTTGAGAAATCAGATGTTAGATACCGATTCGTGATTGATGTTGCCAAGACAATGAAGCCTTCCAcctcttaa
- the LOC123207922 gene encoding LOW QUALITY PROTEIN: L-type lectin-domain containing receptor kinase IX.1-like (The sequence of the model RefSeq protein was modified relative to this genomic sequence to represent the inferred CDS: deleted 1 base in 1 codon) — MAFPCQILSKENCSSVFFNFLVLLILWVLPFASSVSFSYSSFPANTPNIVFEGDAFPSNDVLQLTKNQADINLTRSLGRATYSQPVIIWDPKTRKLTDFTTHFSFIIKAVNTSNNGDGITFFFAPFDSTIPDNSTGGYLALFSPETAKLNTSKQIVAVEFDSFQNSWDPSSDHVGINVNSIISVTTVNWKSSIKDGRRANAWVSYNSSTQNLSVFLTYADNPVFSGNSSLWYIVDLRKFLPERVKVGFSASTSEVVEIHNIISWNFTSTLDENKGKPNVGLIVGLTVGTGALICGLGVIWFIRWKKRAGVNKEDEAIDEAMDDEFEKGTGPKRFTYRELNKATNSFAEEGKLGEGGFGGVYKGLLSDQKTEVAVKRVSRRSKQGKKEYVSEVRIISRLRHRNLVQLYGWCHQQGELLLVYEFMPNGSLDAHLFGGKATLSWAIRYKIALGLASALLYLHEEWEQCVVHRDIKSSNVMLDSNFNAKLGDFGLARLVDHDSTSQTTVLAGTMGYLAPECVTTGKASKESDVYSFGVVALEITCGRRPVESREEPSKVRLVEWVWGLYGKGQLHEAADKRLMRDFDERQMECLMIIGLWCCHPDYTLRPSIRQVINALNFEAPLPSLPSKLPVPTYYAPPMDMSKFTYTTSGVTQSSVNSNSTCSLTSVGSTTALFNSRKVD, encoded by the exons ATGGCGTTCCCCTGCCAAATTCTATCTAAAGAGAACTGTTCGTCTGTGTTTTTTAACTTTCTGGTTTTGTTAATCTTGTGGGTGCTCCCATTTGCAAGTTCAGTTTCTTTCAGCTATTCTAGTTTTCCAGCGAACACCCCCAATATAGTATTTGAAGGAGATGCATTCCCA TCAAATGATGTTCTCCAACTGACCAAGAACCAAGCTGACATCAATCTCACAAGAAGCCTTGGCCGTGCCACATATAGCCAACCTGTGATTATTTGGGATCCCAAGACTCGAAAACTCACAGACTTCACAACTCACTTTTCCTTTATTATTAAGGCAGTTAATACTTCTAACAATGGCGACGGGATAACTTTCTTCTTTGCTCCATTTGATTCAACAATTCCTGACAACTCAACTGGTGGATATTTGGCACTGTTTAGTCCTGAAACCGCGAAACTCAACACTTCTAAGCAAATTGTTGCGGTCGAGTTTGATAGCTTCCAGAATTCTTGGGATCCAAGCTCTGATCATGTAGGAATTAATGTTAATTCCATTATCTCAGTAACGACTGTCAACTGGAAAAGCAGCATTAAGGATGGAAGAAGGGCTAATGCCTGGGTAAGTTACAACTCTAGTACACAGAATTTAAGTGTCTTTCTAACTTATGCAGATAATCCTGTCTTCAGTGGAAACTCCAGTCTTTGGTATATTGTTGATTTGAGAAAATTTCTCCCCGAACGGGTTAAGGTAGGTTTCTCTGCATCTACAAGTGAGGTTGTTGaaatacataacattatttcttGGAATTTTACTTCaaccttggatgagaataaAGGAAAACCCAATGTTGGGTTAATAGTTGGTTTAACCGTGGGCACTGGAGCTTTAATATGCGGATTGGGTGTGATTTGGTTCATTAGGTGGAAAAAGAGGGCCGGTGTGAATAAGGAAGATGAGGCCATTGATGAAGCTATGGACGATGAATTCGAAAAGGGCACTGGACCTAAGAGGTTCACTTACCGTGAACTAAACAAGGCCACAAACAGCTTTGCGGAGGAAGGCAAGCTGGGGGAGGGAGGATTTGGCGGTGTTTATAAGGGTTTACTGAGCGATCAAAAAACAGAAGTGGCTGTCAAGAGGGTGTCAAGAAGATCAAAACAAGGGAAAAAGGAATATGTTTCGGAAGTGAGGATCATTAGTCGTTTAAGACATAGAAATTTGGTTCAACTGTATGGTTGGTGTCACCAACAAGGAGAGCTCCTTCTTGTCTATGAATTCATGCCAAACGGAAGCCTTGATGCTCACCTCTTCGGAGGAAAAGCCACGCTTTCTTGGGCTATACGTTACAAAATAGCCCTTGGTTTGGCTTCGGCTTTATTGTATCTCCATGAAGAGTGGGAACAATGCGTTGTCCATAGAGATATCAAATCTAGCAATGTCATGTTGGATTCAAATTTCAACGCCAAGTTAGGCGATTTCGGCCTCGCAAGACTTGTCGACCATGATTCAACCTCGCAAACTACTGTTTTAGCTGGGACTATGGGTTACCTTGCTCCGGAATGTGTTACAACCGGCAAAGCGAGTAAAGAGTCTGATGTTTATAGTTTCGGAGTTGTAGCCCTCGAAATCACATGTGGAAGAAGGCCAGTTGAATCTAGGGAAGAACCGAGTAAAGTAAGGCTAGTGGAGTGGGTATGGGGCCTCTACGGAAAAGGGCAACTTCATGAAGCTGCGGACAAGAGATTAATGAGAGATTTCGATGAGAGGCAAATGGAGTGTTTGATGATAATTGGGCTTTGGTGCTGCCATCCTGATTACACTCTTCGTCCATCTATAAGACAAGTGATAAATGCTTTAAACTTTGAGGCTCCATTGCCGAGCCTTCCCTCGAAGTTGCCAGTGCCTACGTATTATGCACCTCCCATGGATATGTCTAAGTTCACCTACACAACCTCCGGCGTCACACAGTCATCAGTTAACAGTAACTCAACATGTTCATTGACATCAGTAGGCTCAACAACGGCTCTTTTCAATTCCCGAAAAGTTGATTAA